From the genome of Streptomyces sp. NBC_01304:
GACTCGGCGGTCACCGCTCTGCTCGGCGAGGAGCACGGCTGCGACGTCCTGGTGGAGATCGGCCCCCACCCCGCGCTGTCCGGTTACGTCCGCCGGATCGCCGCAGACCGGGCGCAGCCGGCGGAAGTGGTGCCGACGCTGACCAGGATCGGCGCGGGACCGCAGGCCGTGCGCACCGCCGTGCTGCGAGTGCTCGCCGCGGGCGGGCAGGTCGACTGGGATCGCTTCCTCCCGCACGGGGGTCGCGTCGTGGACCTGCCGGCCTATGCGTGGCAGCGCGAGCACCATCGCCTCGGTGGCCCCCAGTGGTGGACCGACCATGAGATGGCCCCGGCCCCGCAGCCCGCCGCGCCGCACCCTTTGCTCGGGCGGCGCCTGCGGGCGGCGGATCCGACGTGGGGCCGGGAGCAGAACGTGGCGTGGTTCGCCGACCACCGAGTCGGTGACGCCGTCCTGATGCCTGGCACGGCCTTCCTCACCATGGCCCTCTCCGCGGCCGGGCAACTGACCGGCGGCCCCGTGGAGCTGCTCGGCACCTCCCTGCTCAAACCGCTCGTCCTGCCCCTGGACGCCGAGATGGCCACGCCGCGGACCACCACCACCCTGTATCCCGACGGCGGGTTCGTCATCGCCTCCCACGCCGAGGACGACGTGGAGGCGGCCCACCTGGTGACCGGGAACTGGCGGCCTCTGCCCGGCTCCCGACCCACCCCCCTGGACCTCGCTGCGCTGACCGCACGCATGGGCGTCCGGGTCGACGTCGCCGACCACTACCGCTCCTGCGCCGAGGTGTCCCTCGCCTACGGCCCGTCGTTCCGGCCGCTGACCGCGATCACGGTCGGTGAGCGCGAGGCGCTGATCCGGCTCCAGGTCCCGACGGCCGGGGCCCCCGCCCACCTGGCCCCCGCCGTCCTGCTCGACGGCTGCCTGCAGGCCATGCTGCCGTTGGCCGCCGCCGCAGCGGGTGCCGACGGCTACCTTCCCTACCTGCCCGCGGCCATGGGCAGCGTCCGCTCCTGGAGCCCGCTGCCCCCCACCGTGCTGGCGCACCTGCGGTTGACCTCCCTCACCGAAACCGGGCTGCTGAGCGACATCACGGTCTGCGACACCGACGGACAGGTACTCCTCGAACTGAGGGACGCACGGGCCCGGCGCATCGAGAACACCCGTCACGGCGCGCCGGCGCTGTACACAGAAGTCCTGCGGGCCCGCCCCCGGATGACCTCCCCGCCCGGCACCCCCTCCCCACTTCGAGCCCCCGCCCTGGTGAGCGACGAGTGCGGCCGAGACGTCGGCCTCCTGGACGAGGCCTTCGGCCAGCACCGGTACGGCAACTACCCGGGCACGCTGCGGCAGCTGGGCGCCCACTTCATGGCCGCCGCGGTGGACGGGTTCCTCGACCACGCGTCCCTCGCCGAGCCCGACCGGAGCCCGGATCCGGACGGGGGCGCGGATTTCACCCTCGACGACGTCGTGCGGGCCGGGGTCCAGCCCAAGCTGGCCCCGCTGGTGAAGATGATGCTCGGCACGGCCGTCGAGGAGGGGCTGCTGGCGCCGTGCGGGGAGCAGGCCTGGCGCCGGCTCGCCCCGCCGCGACCGGATCAGACCCTGCGGGCCGCGCGGACCGTCTTCCCCGAGCTCATCCCGGTGTGGCAGGGCGCCGCGGCCTGCGGCCTCGGCCTGCCAGGCGTCCTGGCCGGCACCAAGGACCCTCTGGACGTCCTGTTCGGGGAGGCCGACCCGGTCGCCGCGGACCTCTACGACCGGGACCCCGTAATCGTTCACCTGGCCGAGGTCGCCGTGGCGTACGTCCGGGCCGCGACCGCCGCCTGGCCGGCCGACCGGCCGCTGCGGATCCTCGAGGTCGGCGCGGGGACCGGCAGCTTCACCGCCCGGCTGCTGCCACACCTGCCCGCCGGGCGCACGCACTACCTGTTCACCGACGTCTCCGCCGCATTCTTCCCCGACGCCGAGACCCGCTTCGCCGCCTACGACTTCCTCGACCACCGCACCTTCGACCTGGACACCGACCCCGTCTCCCAGGGGCTGCTCCCGGGCTCCGTGGACCTCATCGTGGCGAGCAACGCGCTGCACGCGGGCCAGGACATCTCCCGGGCGCTGCGGCACGCGGCCGAACTCCTCTCGAAGGACGGCCAGCTGGTCGCCGTCGAGCTGCACAGCAACACCTACATCGCGCCCATGGTGGGCCTGCTGGACTCCTTCTGGCACTCCCTCGACACCGAGCTGCGCCCGGCCGGTCCGCTGCTGCCCCCCGACCGGTGGACGTCCGTCCTGGAGCAGGCCGGACTGCACGCCGCGGCCTTCCTGGGCGCGCCGAGCGAACCGAACGGTGACAGCCCTGGCTCGGTGATCGCCGCCGTGCGCTCCTCCCACGGCGCCCCCGCTCCGGAGGCCGACCGCCCGGCCGTCCGGCCGTGCGTCCTGGTGACGCCCCCGGCGCGACCGGCCGCCCCGTGCGCCGACCTCGACGACCTCACCGGCCTCGTACGAGAAGCCCTGGGCGCCACGGGAGCACATGAGGTGGTCCGCGCCGAGCTCGGGCCGGGGCTCGACTGGACGGCCCTGCTCCCGGCCGAGGGGCCCGTCGACGTCGTCCTGCTGATCGACGACACCGCGGCGACGGAGCCGGCGGAGGCCACCGCGGAGGCGGTGCTCGCCTGCGCCCAGCTGAGCTCGCTGGCCGCCTGCTGCGCCCGGGCCAAGGGCGCCCTCGCCCCCGTCCTGTGGCTCGTCGCGGGCACCACCGCGGACGCCGTCGACGCCGCGATGAGCCACCGCGGGGCCGCCCTGTGGGGTGCGGCCCGCACCCTGGCCAACGAACAGCCGTATCTCGCCGTGCGCAAGATCCGTGCCGTCTGCGGAGCCCCGGAGCGGCTGCGGGAGACGGCCCGCCACGTCGTCCACGAGATCACCCGTCCCGACGCGGAGGACGAGTGCGTCATCACCGCGCACGGACGGTTCGCCCTGCGGGTCCGCACGCTCCCCGAGACCTTGCCGAGCCGCGTCCACGGCGACGACGTGAGATTCGCCCTGGTGGCGCACGGCGAAGCCGGTGCCCGTCCCCGCGTCGTGTGGCAGGACAGCGCCGTCCCGGCGCCCGGGCCCGGCCGGGTAACCGTCCGGGTCATGGCGGCCGCGCTCAACGCGCGGGACGCCCTGCTCGCCACGGGCCACGTCATGCCCACTGGGGCCGCCGGCCTGGGCGGCGCCCACCTCGGGTGCGAGGGCGCCGGCGTCGTGACGGCCGTCGGAGCGGGCGTCACCGGGCTCGCGCCCGGTGACCGGGTCGCCGGCGTCGCGGACGGGGGCTGGCTGGCCTCCCACGTCACCCTGCGCGCACAGCAGTTGGTGCGGATCCCCCGCCGGCTCGGCTTCGCCGCGGCGGCGGCCCTGCCCACGGCCTACTTGAGCGCACGTCACGTCCTGGGCACCCTGACCGACCTGGCGCCGGGCGCGCGGGTGGTGGTCCAGGGCGCAACCGGGGCCGCCGAACTTGCCGCCGTCGACACCGCCCGGCAGGCCGGGGTCGCCGTCATCGCCGCCGCGCCCACCCCGGCCCAACGCTGCCTGCTCAGCCTCTCGGGGGCCGAACACGTCGTGGACTGCGCCGGCCCCGAAGGACCCGAGCAGGTCCGGCAGTTGGTCGAAGGCCGCGGCGTCGACGTCGTTCTGGACTTCCTGCCCGGACAGGCCGGTCAGTACGGGCTGGCTCCCGGCGGCCACTTCTTCGGCCTCGGCCCGCGCGAAGCCGCCCGGCGGACCCCCACGGGCGGGGAGCACGACGCCACCCTCCACACCGTCGACGTCGTCGGCTGGTTCCACGAGCCCTCACCCGCCGCGGACCGCCGGGTCCGGGACCTCCAGGAAGCCCTGGAGCGCGGCGAGTGTCCCCCGCTCCCGCACACGGTCCACTCCGCCGACCGGGTCCAGGAGGCCATGGACCGGCTGTTGGACGGCCACCCCGTGGGCAAGAGCGTCATCGCCTTGGACGACGGCGTGCTGCTGGAGCGCGCGCCCGCGGTGGCCCGGATGGACCCCGAGGCGACCTACCTGATCACCGGGGGCCTGGACGGGTTCGGCGCGGCGACCGCCCTGTACCTGGCGCGGCGCGGCGCCCGTCACCTCACGCTCGTCAGCCGGCGCGGCACCGCACACAACCCGGCCGCCGCGGAGCTGGTCGCCACGTTGACCGGCCACGGTGTCGCGGTGGACGCGCGGGCCGTTGACGTCTCCCGCCCCGAGGGCGTCGCCCGGCTCTTCCGCGATCTCGACGCGGGACCGCGCCGACTCGCCGGTGTCGTCCACGGGGCCATGGTCCTCGACGACGACGAGATCGTCCGGCTGACCCCGGAGCGCTTCCACACCGTCCTCGACCCCAAACTGACCGGAGCCCTGCTCCTCCACGACCACACGCACAAGCACGACCTCGACTTCTTCCTCCTGTACTCCTCCTTCGCCACCCTGCTCGGCAACCTGAAGCAGGCGGCGTACAGCGCGGCCAGCCTCGCCCTGGAGAACCTCGCCCACCGGCGCCGGAGCGAGGGCCTGCCAGCCACGGTCGTGCAGCTCGGCGCCATCTCCGACGTCGGATACGTCCAACGCACCGGCATCACCTCGGTGATGAGCGACTATGGGTTCTCCCCTATGACCTCGGCCCAGGCCCTGGCCCGGCTCGACACCCTGCTGTTGCGCCCGGACACCACGGTGACCACGGTCATCGGCGCCGGCGCCGAGAGCCGCGCGGACGCGCTCGCCGCCCTGCTGCACACCTCCACAGCCCCGCGCACGTCCGTCCTGGTCCGCACTTCCGACGCCCGCACCGCCGACGAGAGCCTGCTGCCGCGGCTGCGGGCCGCCGCCACCGAGCAGGAGGCGCATCTCATCCTCGAGGAGGCCACCACCGCGTGGCTGGCCTCGGTGCTGCACACCACGCCCGACCGCATCGACCCGAACCGCCGCATCGACCAGCTCGGCGCGGACTCCCTGACCACCACGGCGCTCGTCGCCCGGATCCGCAAGCACACGCGCTGCACGATCCCCGCCGTCGAGGTCATGACCGCGCCCCTCAGCCTCATCACGGCATCCGTCCTGCGGCAGCTGCACCAGGAGAGGACCGACTGACCCCGACCCGGAGGATCCGCGGTGGGGCGTCCCAGCCCGGGACCCCGTCGCGCCCCCGGCCCCTTTCCTCGCGGAAACCGCACCGAGGCCCGCTCCCGGGAGAAGAGATGCCCTACCTGCCTGACACGACGGCCTTCGCGTTTCCCCCCTTCAGCACCCCGTATCCGCCAGGGGTATTGCGCACGCTCGCGAGCACCACCCCTGCGGTGGCGGCCGTCCTCACGGAGGCCGACCGGTTGCTGGCCGGACTCGGCCAGCAACCGGTGTCCCCACCCCTCACCTCTACGACCCCCGCCCCGGCCCGCAGCCGCGAGACCGAATACGTCCACAACCTGGTCTCCGCCACGCTCGTGCCCTACTCCCTGTACCTCGCACTCGACCCCAGGTCACGGCCGTCGATCCTGCTGGGGCACGGTGCCGGGTTCAACGTCGCGACCCTCATCACCGGCCTGATGACCCTCGCGGAGACGATCGACATCCTCATCACCGGGTTCCTGGAGGCCCAGGAACTCTCGTTGGAGGGCGGCATGCTGGCGCTGGGCGTGCCCCAGGGGACGGCCAGGGCCATGTGCCGGAAGGTGTCCGAGGGCGGACTCCACATCGGAATGATCAACACAGTGAGCCAGACCGTCGTCTGCGGACTCTTCGACGACCTGGAGAAACTGGAGCGCCACGCTCGGCTCAACGGGGTTCCCTGCCATCGTCTCGGGGCTCTCCTGCCCCTGCACACCCCACTGTTCACGGCGGCGGCGAGCCGGGCGATCCGCAAGCAACAGGACCGCACAGTGCCCGCTGTGTGGCCCCCCGTCTACTTGACCACCGTGTGCCGGCCCCTCGTCGAGTCCGACACAGTGCACGAGATGTCCGTCACCATCTGGACCAAGCCGGCCGACCTGGTCGAGTCGGTGACGGACCTCCAGGAGAACTACGGCGTCAACCACTTCGTCGAGATCAACGCCACCCCCACGCTGACTCCGATGATCATTCAGAACGCCCGCCCCGGCACCCGGGTCGACGGTCCGGCACCAGGCGTCACCGACGCCGCGGACCTGGTCGCCCTCCTCAACGCCGCCTAGCTCGACGCCCCCTTGCATCCAGAGGAGCGTGCCATGACGTCCTCCCTCCCACCCGAGGACCAGCCGAACCGATCCGACCTCGTGGAGTGCCGCAGGGCGGGCCTGGCCGCGACACCGATCCCGCTCGTGTGCGGGGGTGCCGTGGTCATCGCGGGGTTCGACGCCCAGCTGCCGCCGTCCCTGAACGCCCCGGACACCGCCGTCACGGCCTACTACGCCGCCCATTCCACCGCGCTGCTGGCCCGCTCCACGGCGTGGAGTCTCTCCGCACTGCTGTTGGTGTGGTTCGCCTCCGGGATCCACACCTGGCTGCGCCACCGCGTGCCGGCGTCGAGAGCGGCCGCCATCAGGGCCGGCCTCACCTCGACAGCGGTGGTTTTCGTCATCTCCGCGGCCGCGAACACGGCCGTGGTCCTCACCACGCGCAGCGGCAGCACCGCCGCGGCCCCGCTCTTTCGGTGCGGGGTGCTCCTCTACCCCATGCTCGCCCCGGTCATCGCTTTGAGCGTCGCGCTGATGCCCGCTCCACGGATTCTCAGCGCCCGGGGGATCCCCGCCCTGCTGCTCGTGGTCGTCCACCTGGCCATGCCGGTCCTGGCCATGCTGCCCGGCGCCAATCTCGCCCTGCCCGTGCTGGTCATGATCGGAATCATCGGTTTCCTCCTGTGGGTCTCCTGGACCGGCACCGCTCTGGCACGCGCCTCGCACCTCCTGCTCCGCAGTGCCGAGGCCAGGGCACCAGACAGCCCGCCACGGGAGACTCCCGAACGGCAACCGCCGACAACGCCACCAGCGACGCGAATTCAAGATCAATCTCAGCGTTACTGAGCTTGAACTTGTGAAGTCGTCCGGGGTGATGGATAGGCCGGTGCCGGCGAGGCAGCCGTCGACGATATCGCTGCGGTACTGGATCGTGCGCGGCCGCGCCTCACGATCTGACCGAGGCGGTCGGGAACGGTGAAGGCGACGTTGCTCAGCCAGCCGCGCCACAGCAGGGCCCAGATGCCCTCGACGGGCTTGAGATCGGGCGCGTATGAGGGCAGTTGACGGACGGTCAGCCAGACCCGCTCGGCGATCCAGGTGCGCATCCTGGAGTCCGGACTGTGAGACGCCGCCGATTGGCGCTCGTGACTCCTCCTGCGCCCGCGGACGCAGGCACCGGCTGCGCGATCCACCACGCGTCCTTCAACCACCGTGGCAGCAGAGTCGGTTCCCTGCACACGGGGCACCCCGACGCACGTTGAATGGGTGATCATCGCCCCTTCAACGTGCATCGAGCCAGGCATTAGGGTGATTCTGGCGCAAACAAGGGTTTATGGATACTTACGATCCGGGCTGTGACAGACAGTCAAAATGAGCAAGGGGATGACCGCACCGCGGATGTCGTCATCCTCGGCGCCGGTCCGGCCGGCCTGGTGCTCGGCAACATCTTGCTGGCCAACGGGATCGACTGTGTCGTACTGGAGCGCGCCGAGCGCACGCACGTCCAGCAGCGGGCACGCGCCGGATTCCTGGCCGCCCACACCGTGCGGATCCTGGAACGCCACGGCCTGGCGGCGGGGCTGCACCGGCGGGGGCAAACGCACGACACCTGCGAGTTCCGCACCCAGGACGGCCGGTTCCAACTGACCTACAGCGCACTGGGCCAGGGCGAACCCCACACCGTCTACCCCCAACAGGACCTGGTCTGCGACTTGTTGACGCACTACCAGGAGGCCGGCGGACGCATCAGCTTCGCCACTGAGGCGGTCGCCGTACTGGACGCGCACAGTCACCGGCCCGTCGTCACCGCGCGCAAGGCAGACGGGCGCAGCAGCCGGTGGCAGGCCCGTTACGTGGCCGGTTGCGACGGCCGGCACGGGGCAGCCCGGCGAGCCCTGCCGCCCGCAACAGTGCGCCACCGCTTGGACCATCAGGTGTCGTGGCTCGGCCTGCTCGCCGAGGCGCCGCCCAGTCTCGACGCAGTGGGGTACGCGGTACACCACCGG
Proteins encoded in this window:
- a CDS encoding type I polyketide synthase, which codes for MLDLRPNKDASAHGQVCEADSVAIIGVGLRLPGGITTLAGLWRSLLAGEDLVTAVTGDRFDVDDFVVERGGVRSGKSYSSATGIFGNVWAFDASYFGISPKEAGQIDPQQRMLLECAVEAFDDGGVDPRTLAGSDVAVVMGLTVHDYEGLVNRRPKVLNSFGPIGTGAFSAANRLSYLFDFRGPSHAVDTACSSSLTALHLAAEAVRSGRSDVALAGGVNLVLGPGGHVTSSQASMLSPTGRCHPFSEKADGFVRAEGAGVVLLKALSRALADGDRVHAVIRASVINSDGRTVGMSMPGVDAQAAMLERAYAEAGVRAEQVSYVEAHGTGTPAGDPVECEALGRVLGRRRGKRMLPVGSVKSNLGHLEAAAGMAGIFKAMLVLRERQVPATLHTLPLNPAIDFAGLGLDPVTTARPLEAADDRLIAGVNSFGAGGANAHVVLEIREVAPERKAAPPEGADAGRGDLPVPVVVTGRSEEALRESALAMAAHLEGLDRSALVDVAFTTSRRRERREFGMAVLATNSARAARALREAVEKGTSDEVASASSMRRGRVGFVFSGNGTPWPGMGAELLEQEPDFAAEVRAVSRELEPLLGWSVEAEMAEHRAERWPRAEVAQPMLFALQAGLTAMLRKRGVVARAVCGHSVGEVAAAYCAGLLDRARACRLIAFRSLAQAPTFGKGRMAAVALPAERARELLVETGAGDRVVLAAVNSDGDVTLSGAAEALEQLEDRCLRDDVGFRFLRLDYAYHSPAMDSARDVFLDTLGPLQADKPVIPLVSTVSGRTAEPSEVTAEYWWRNVREPVRFDSAVTALLGEEHGCDVLVEIGPHPALSGYVRRIAADRAQPAEVVPTLTRIGAGPQAVRTAVLRVLAAGGQVDWDRFLPHGGRVVDLPAYAWQREHHRLGGPQWWTDHEMAPAPQPAAPHPLLGRRLRAADPTWGREQNVAWFADHRVGDAVLMPGTAFLTMALSAAGQLTGGPVELLGTSLLKPLVLPLDAEMATPRTTTTLYPDGGFVIASHAEDDVEAAHLVTGNWRPLPGSRPTPLDLAALTARMGVRVDVADHYRSCAEVSLAYGPSFRPLTAITVGEREALIRLQVPTAGAPAHLAPAVLLDGCLQAMLPLAAAAAGADGYLPYLPAAMGSVRSWSPLPPTVLAHLRLTSLTETGLLSDITVCDTDGQVLLELRDARARRIENTRHGAPALYTEVLRARPRMTSPPGTPSPLRAPALVSDECGRDVGLLDEAFGQHRYGNYPGTLRQLGAHFMAAAVDGFLDHASLAEPDRSPDPDGGADFTLDDVVRAGVQPKLAPLVKMMLGTAVEEGLLAPCGEQAWRRLAPPRPDQTLRAARTVFPELIPVWQGAAACGLGLPGVLAGTKDPLDVLFGEADPVAADLYDRDPVIVHLAEVAVAYVRAATAAWPADRPLRILEVGAGTGSFTARLLPHLPAGRTHYLFTDVSAAFFPDAETRFAAYDFLDHRTFDLDTDPVSQGLLPGSVDLIVASNALHAGQDISRALRHAAELLSKDGQLVAVELHSNTYIAPMVGLLDSFWHSLDTELRPAGPLLPPDRWTSVLEQAGLHAAAFLGAPSEPNGDSPGSVIAAVRSSHGAPAPEADRPAVRPCVLVTPPARPAAPCADLDDLTGLVREALGATGAHEVVRAELGPGLDWTALLPAEGPVDVVLLIDDTAATEPAEATAEAVLACAQLSSLAACCARAKGALAPVLWLVAGTTADAVDAAMSHRGAALWGAARTLANEQPYLAVRKIRAVCGAPERLRETARHVVHEITRPDAEDECVITAHGRFALRVRTLPETLPSRVHGDDVRFALVAHGEAGARPRVVWQDSAVPAPGPGRVTVRVMAAALNARDALLATGHVMPTGAAGLGGAHLGCEGAGVVTAVGAGVTGLAPGDRVAGVADGGWLASHVTLRAQQLVRIPRRLGFAAAAALPTAYLSARHVLGTLTDLAPGARVVVQGATGAAELAAVDTARQAGVAVIAAAPTPAQRCLLSLSGAEHVVDCAGPEGPEQVRQLVEGRGVDVVLDFLPGQAGQYGLAPGGHFFGLGPREAARRTPTGGEHDATLHTVDVVGWFHEPSPAADRRVRDLQEALERGECPPLPHTVHSADRVQEAMDRLLDGHPVGKSVIALDDGVLLERAPAVARMDPEATYLITGGLDGFGAATALYLARRGARHLTLVSRRGTAHNPAAAELVATLTGHGVAVDARAVDVSRPEGVARLFRDLDAGPRRLAGVVHGAMVLDDDEIVRLTPERFHTVLDPKLTGALLLHDHTHKHDLDFFLLYSSFATLLGNLKQAAYSAASLALENLAHRRRSEGLPATVVQLGAISDVGYVQRTGITSVMSDYGFSPMTSAQALARLDTLLLRPDTTVTTVIGAGAESRADALAALLHTSTAPRTSVLVRTSDARTADESLLPRLRAAATEQEAHLILEEATTAWLASVLHTTPDRIDPNRRIDQLGADSLTTTALVARIRKHTRCTIPAVEVMTAPLSLITASVLRQLHQERTD
- a CDS encoding 4-hydroxybenzoate 3-monooxygenase; translation: MTDSQNEQGDDRTADVVILGAGPAGLVLGNILLANGIDCVVLERAERTHVQQRARAGFLAAHTVRILERHGLAAGLHRRGQTHDTCEFRTQDGRFQLTYSALGQGEPHTVYPQQDLVCDLLTHYQEAGGRISFATEAVAVLDAHSHRPVVTARKADGRSSRWQARYVAGCDGRHGAARRALPPATVRHRLDHQVSWLGLLAEAPPSLDAVGYAVHHRGFAGHMARTSTITRYYLQCDRGTPAQSWSEERIWDELDLRMGAKAYGPLQRGAILERSVVDLESDVIEPLRHGALFLAGDAAALISPSAAKGANLAVLEAEILAQALTDDLLHGVGEGLDAYSPRCLTHIWRAQEFSRWMIGLLHSPPGNDSQASFLNSLQRSRLSSLRTSRSQQDWFATHYVGL